Genomic window (Chryseobacterium bernardetii):
CTACCCACAATAGAGATTTTAGCCTCATTCATGAAGGTATTTGCCAATATACTCTTAGGAAGAGAATACGTAATACTAGCTTCTCTTAGTTTTACAAAAGACCCATCATATACAAACCTTTTGTCAGGAACAATAGCATACCCATCATTTGGATTGTTACCATATTCCAGAGGATTAATTACATCTGTGTTAACTGGCGTAGTATTTACCTGGCCATTAGGATTAACTCCAGCTAATACAGGTATATTTGTTCTATAACCATCAACAGCAGTTTCCGGGAATAATCCACTTGCTAATCCATAATACATATCTGACGAAAATACATCACCTCCGTGACGAACGTCAATTAAGAAACTTAATGAGAAATTTTTATATCTAAATGAGTTTCTGAATCCACCTGTCCATTTAGCTTGAACATTTCCGATTACTTTATTACTTTCTGTTTGGTACAAACCTGTATTAGGGTCAACCACTTTCTCACCATTTAAATAAACATAATCACTACCATATATATCTCCCCACTGGTTTCCAACTGAAGCTACTATAGAAGCACCCCCTACTAAACCTACGAGTTGATATACCTGTAGGCCAGCATCTAACTCTACAACCTTACTTCTATTTCTAGCCCAATTGACATCTATATCCCATGCAAAATCTTGTGTTTTTATCGGACTTACTCCTAAATGTAATTCAATACCTTTATTGTTAATTTGTCCGGCATTGATTGCTGCTCCAAGTTTCCCAGAACCAGCTGAAATATCTGGAGTAATAAGTTGGTCAAATGTTTTTGTATCATAGTACGCTCCATCAAGAACAATTCTATCTCTTAAAAAGTGAACTTCTGTACCAAATTCAAACTCTCTGGATCGTTGAGGCTTTAAGTTTTCATTTTTTAGAATTGTTTGTGGTCTGTAGATATTGATATTTCCATTTCCTGTATTAAAATATCCTGCTGTATAATACGAATATTTCAATTGGTAAGAATCAGCTGTTCCTCCTACCTCTGCATAATTCCCTCTTAATTTCCAAAAATTCATTACTGATTTTTCGGATTTTAAAAGTTCAGATAAAATTACAGATCCGGAAACAGATCCATAAGTATATTTGTTATTACCATTAGGTAAAGTTGAACTTGCATCCCTTCTAATTGTTCCATCCAAATAGAAAACTTTATTAAAATCAAATGAAGCCGTAGCATACAAACTATTTGTTTGTACTGTTGCCTCAAATTCCACTGGATTTAATAAAGGAGCTTTGGAATTATCTAACGAATAATACCCTCGCTTAATTAAACCACCTTCCGTTGATGCTTCGATAGAACTCTCATGATTTCTTCTTACATTTCCTCCAACTATACCACTGATATTTAACCAAGAAGTAATATCATATTTATAGTTTGCGAATAAATCAAAGTTTGTTTCACTTCTTTTTAAATCATATCTATGATATCCAGAACCTATAGCTTTCCCTGAAACTCCAAAATTTTGAGGATATGACCCTTCAGCAAGCCTTCTTTCAAAAACTAAATTAGTATTATCGTAGCTAAGCTTACCCGTAATATTAATATGATCATTTACATCATAAGTTAACTGAGCATACGAAAATGTTCTTGTTCTATCATCAGTAGAATAGTTTTGATATCTCTGAAAATATGGATTGTTCCAAAAGGCAGGTTTGCCATTTGACCCACTTTTTCTATTCCATGTAAGATTTCCATAATTATTACCAACTGAAGGATTTGCAACATTATTAAAGTAAGCACTTTTCAACGCTTCCAAATCAACATTTGTCTGCCACCATTGTCTGAAACCTGTAACAATATTGTCATTATAACCAGTCTCTGTTCTACCTGTTGTTCCCTGTATTGTTAGGGTTGTATAGACTGTTGCATGTAATTTAGAATTTAAATCGTAGTTTACTTTTGC
Coding sequences:
- a CDS encoding SusC/RagA family TonB-linked outer membrane protein, producing the protein MKKLTTGLLVVVLSSSVAIVNAQQKKKDTTSQTKEIEGIVVTALGIKREKKSLGYASQEVKADKLFDGTTNTGNIASQLSGKVAGLNVTTNSNFGGSSNLVIRGVKSLGGSNPLIVIDGSPVNNSSTSFGNQNGGFDLGNALSDINQEDIESVNVLKGAAASALYGERGLNGVIVITTKNGKGKEDNSWGVTLSSSVQAGFIDKSTFAKYQTRYGAGYDPSFYYGSAADGKKYANFGEDASWGPEFDPNLLVYQWDSFDPTSPNYKKATPWVAAKNGPLKFFETPMSFINSISLSKGSKGFNFNLTYDNNLSNGLLPNSDLRKNTISAKVNYDLNSKLHATVYTTLTIQGTTGRTETGYNDNIVTGFRQWWQTNVDLEALKSAYFNNVANPSVGNNYGNLTWNRKSGSNGKPAFWNNPYFQRYQNYSTDDRTRTFSYAQLTYDVNDHINITGKLSYDNTNLVFERRLAEGSYPQNFGVSGKAIGSGYHRYDLKRSETNFDLFANYKYDITSWLNISGIVGGNVRRNHESSIEASTEGGLIKRGYYSLDNSKAPLLNPVEFEATVQTNSLYATASFDFNKVFYLDGTIRRDASSTLPNGNNKYTYGSVSGSVILSELLKSEKSVMNFWKLRGNYAEVGGTADSYQLKYSYYTAGYFNTGNGNINIYRPQTILKNENLKPQRSREFEFGTEVHFLRDRIVLDGAYYDTKTFDQLITPDISAGSGKLGAAINAGQINNKGIELHLGVSPIKTQDFAWDIDVNWARNRSKVVELDAGLQVYQLVGLVGGASIVASVGNQWGDIYGSDYVYLNGEKVVDPNTGLYQTESNKVIGNVQAKWTGGFRNSFRYKNFSLSFLIDVRHGGDVFSSDMYYGLASGLFPETAVDGYRTNIPVLAGVNPNGQVNTTPVNTDVINPLEYGNNPNDGYAIVPDKRFVYDGSFVKLREASITYSLPKSILANTFMNEAKISIVGRNLWIIHKNLPYADPESSQMGGLYSYGSSVGALPTTRELGVNFTFKF